The following proteins are encoded in a genomic region of Gimesia algae:
- a CDS encoding tetratricopeptide repeat protein, with product MRLFHFVSIVSLFTILTLVSSVSAEEQYLEFLQGLRDKNYHDTALQYLDKIAADKSTPKEIQELIPFERAMTLMMFSRTQKLPEEQEETLNLALAQLALFTKQYPNHPMAGTANTERGKIILEKAEVEGRIAQSPSDQNNKKAHQEAARKLVAQARDIFQKAYNLHEKTWKSFPATFIDKQKEPEKYAARAKAEIQYMSAQLDLAQCTYAEAQTYDPGSADFNRLLNKASEEYAKIHERYRSQVGGLYARMWQGKCFEEQGELGKAVGIYDELLGHPGKSPAMKGLKDNCLQFRLICLNDDKRKDYQLVIKEAEQWLKENRSRSRTAIGQGITWELARAQEALANQEGTKKGDQDRILRQALASARFVNAFRGKYRDVSRLMVGRITAKIQGNTGGDPEDFATAYGLGQDRNKQVKTLKDKLAAAKSAADKKKAQVELTQYMEETARILRIALKLADNKTDPKELDHARFLLSYTYYNLRRSYECAILAEFVAKSDDKVNGGMSLDAAYLALAGYLQAYNDSPKNLRYVDNQHMEAICNLITSRWPESSRANDARIQLGNIYSSTERPAEAAKWFSQVPPAAPQYTEAQISAGQAYWNSYLTAMSRRSETKPENAKQWSELAEKHLRTGIAATLKSLPPEAKTPANLTAAKTSLAQIALNNGKYQEAIDILAKEPHSVLKAIHVAKGTKRPAKGVQSSEFANLVYQLQLRGYIGLQQIDLARKAMKELEESASGSGGESITEMYRQLGEKITEEIERLKAAGDTQRINDVRKSLETFLTDIFKRKDQTYGSLVWIGETYYGMGQGASEDPTVARGYYDKAAAAFEEILKRQAATGDFIPGNFQVGITLRLVNCKREQGEFEAALKLLAPVLKEKDKSPEVQFEAASLLQTWASSGQGDNNEKYLDAINGLELENGAVIRGWNYLARILQNSMVSTGREDLKKMYHDAQYNKVESFRNYAIAVNDADKLERAKSEINVFGQLNVDLPDDVWERFNQLYRQTQIDLGEDPQDLARRVSSSDSMAANDSTSLKTETPTDTRQKVAQQSTEQAAGGSNTMIIVLVLLVGVGGAVAFYFFGLKPGKKATRPSYQLATNVTMPSDIPAPAPPSPKASRAAQSKSSQPDVSVGKPRSKAEPDKSKTRQPTEKTDSTKSDSDNEKRKLTPEQIAARKAKLAQMSPEEIAARKAAIAKKKAAQAKQQKQSRPRPESESQDS from the coding sequence ATGCGTCTATTCCATTTTGTTTCGATCGTGAGTCTATTTACGATTTTGACATTGGTTTCTTCCGTTTCCGCAGAAGAACAATATCTCGAATTTCTTCAGGGATTGCGGGATAAAAACTATCACGATACGGCATTGCAGTATCTCGATAAAATTGCTGCTGACAAATCGACGCCAAAGGAGATTCAGGAACTGATTCCCTTTGAGCGTGCGATGACACTGATGATGTTCTCGCGGACTCAAAAGCTCCCAGAGGAGCAGGAAGAAACATTAAATCTGGCTCTGGCACAGTTGGCGTTGTTCACAAAGCAGTACCCAAATCATCCCATGGCGGGGACTGCGAATACGGAACGCGGGAAAATTATTCTGGAAAAAGCAGAAGTGGAAGGCCGCATAGCACAGTCGCCTTCAGATCAGAATAATAAAAAAGCCCACCAGGAAGCAGCACGAAAGCTGGTTGCACAGGCCAGAGATATATTTCAGAAGGCCTATAATCTGCACGAAAAGACCTGGAAATCATTTCCCGCAACTTTCATCGACAAACAGAAAGAACCGGAAAAATATGCAGCCCGGGCTAAAGCTGAAATCCAATACATGAGTGCCCAGCTGGATCTGGCGCAATGTACTTATGCAGAGGCACAGACCTACGATCCCGGCAGTGCTGATTTTAATCGGCTTCTGAACAAAGCTTCGGAAGAGTATGCCAAAATTCATGAACGCTATCGCAGCCAGGTGGGGGGGTTGTATGCCCGTATGTGGCAGGGGAAATGTTTTGAAGAACAGGGTGAACTGGGAAAAGCTGTGGGGATCTACGATGAATTATTGGGGCACCCCGGTAAGTCTCCGGCCATGAAAGGTTTGAAAGATAACTGTCTGCAGTTTCGATTGATCTGCCTGAATGACGATAAGAGAAAAGATTATCAGCTGGTCATTAAAGAAGCCGAACAATGGCTGAAAGAAAATCGCTCCCGCAGTCGCACTGCTATTGGACAGGGGATTACCTGGGAGCTGGCGCGTGCTCAGGAAGCACTGGCAAATCAGGAAGGTACGAAGAAAGGAGATCAGGATCGGATTCTCAGGCAGGCCCTGGCGAGTGCCCGGTTTGTGAATGCGTTCCGGGGTAAATATCGAGATGTTTCCCGGCTGATGGTGGGTCGAATCACTGCAAAGATACAAGGGAATACCGGCGGAGATCCTGAGGATTTTGCGACTGCATATGGCTTGGGTCAGGACCGCAATAAGCAGGTCAAAACCTTAAAAGACAAACTGGCAGCAGCCAAGTCGGCAGCGGATAAAAAGAAAGCACAGGTCGAACTGACTCAGTACATGGAAGAGACAGCTCGTATTCTGAGAATTGCCTTGAAACTGGCGGATAATAAAACTGATCCTAAAGAACTGGATCATGCCCGTTTTCTGTTGAGTTATACCTATTACAATCTCAGACGCAGTTATGAATGTGCAATTCTGGCAGAGTTTGTTGCGAAGAGTGATGATAAAGTCAATGGCGGTATGTCACTGGATGCAGCTTACCTGGCTTTGGCTGGTTATCTGCAGGCTTATAACGATTCCCCCAAGAATCTGCGTTACGTAGACAATCAACATATGGAGGCGATTTGTAACCTGATTACCAGTAGATGGCCAGAAAGTAGCCGTGCAAATGATGCCCGAATCCAGCTGGGTAATATTTACAGTTCAACCGAACGGCCAGCCGAAGCGGCGAAATGGTTTTCACAGGTTCCCCCCGCCGCGCCGCAATACACGGAAGCCCAGATCAGCGCGGGACAGGCATACTGGAACAGCTATCTGACTGCGATGTCGCGTCGTTCCGAAACGAAACCGGAGAATGCAAAGCAGTGGTCAGAATTAGCCGAGAAGCATCTTCGCACTGGAATTGCGGCGACATTGAAGTCACTCCCTCCGGAAGCAAAGACTCCTGCAAATTTAACCGCCGCAAAAACATCACTGGCACAGATTGCTTTGAATAACGGTAAATACCAGGAAGCGATTGATATCCTGGCGAAAGAACCACACTCGGTTCTGAAAGCCATTCATGTCGCGAAAGGGACAAAACGGCCTGCGAAAGGCGTGCAAAGCAGCGAGTTTGCGAATCTGGTCTACCAGTTGCAACTCCGTGGCTATATTGGTCTGCAGCAAATTGATCTGGCGCGCAAAGCAATGAAAGAACTGGAAGAATCCGCCTCAGGATCTGGTGGCGAATCGATCACGGAAATGTACCGTCAGCTGGGTGAGAAAATTACCGAAGAGATCGAACGTCTGAAAGCAGCCGGTGACACCCAGCGAATTAACGATGTCCGAAAATCGCTGGAAACATTCCTGACAGATATCTTTAAACGTAAAGATCAGACTTATGGATCACTCGTCTGGATTGGTGAAACTTATTACGGCATGGGGCAGGGGGCCAGTGAAGACCCGACTGTGGCCCGTGGCTATTATGATAAAGCTGCTGCCGCTTTCGAAGAAATCCTGAAACGTCAGGCGGCGACCGGCGATTTTATCCCAGGCAATTTTCAAGTAGGGATTACCCTGCGTCTGGTGAACTGTAAGCGGGAACAGGGGGAATTCGAAGCTGCTTTAAAACTGCTCGCCCCGGTACTGAAGGAAAAAGATAAATCACCTGAAGTGCAGTTTGAAGCTGCTAGTCTCCTGCAGACCTGGGCCTCAAGCGGTCAAGGCGATAATAATGAAAAATACCTGGATGCCATCAATGGGCTGGAGCTGGAGAACGGGGCTGTGATTCGTGGCTGGAATTATCTGGCTCGAATTCTACAGAATTCGATGGTATCGACGGGGCGTGAAGACCTGAAGAAAATGTATCATGATGCTCAGTACAATAAAGTAGAATCATTCCGAAACTATGCGATCGCCGTCAACGATGCCGATAAGCTGGAACGCGCTAAATCCGAGATTAATGTATTCGGTCAGCTCAATGTAGACCTGCCAGATGATGTCTGGGAGCGGTTTAACCAGCTGTATCGACAGACTCAGATTGATTTGGGAGAAGATCCACAGGACCTGGCGCGACGCGTCAGTAGTAGTGATTCGATGGCAGCGAATGATTCAACTTCACTTAAGACGGAAACACCGACGGATACTCGACAGAAGGTTGCACAGCAGTCGACAGAACAGGCTGCAGGGGGATCCAATACGATGATCATCGTATTGGTTCTGCTGGTGGGAGTTGGCGGCGCCGTCGCGTTCTACTTCTTTGGATTAAAGCCCGGCAAGAAGGCGACACGACCCTCATATCAGTTAGCGACGAATGTGACAATGCCTTCCGATATTCCCGCTCCTGCTCCCCCGAGCCCTAAAGCAAGTCGAGCTGCACAGTCAAAGTCATCTCAGCCTGACGTTTCTGTCGGGAAACCACGCAGCAAGGCAGAACCTGATAAATCCAAAACCAGACAGCCGACTGAGAAAACTGATTCCACTAAGAGTGATTCTGATAATGAAAAACGTAAGCTGACACCGGAACAAATTGCTGCCCGCAAAGCAAAGCTGGCACAAATGTCGCCTGAAGAAATTGCAGCCCGGAAAGCGGCTATTGCCAAGAAAAAGGCGGCTCAGGCAAAACAACAGAAACAGTCACGACCTCGTCCCGAAAGTGAATCTCAGGACAGCTGA
- a CDS encoding three-Cys-motif partner protein TcmP has translation MNNDGYLPGLKSFVDAKPKNHVAQLDKKGRLYRWDPKEEPPILGSHSLTKHKIIRAYLEKYVAILAAKPFQEEFRISLVDGFSGGGVYRHPLTKEIISGSPLLMLEAMNAAEISANEWRNKNFSLKADFYFIEKDKVTFAYLSKQLKQNRDAYERKDNINTLNGGFSKELDRVISSIKASGRANRAIFLLDQYGYKDVTLANMRKIFKQLPNAEIILTFAIDWFADFINETDKFKSALRNLELLDQKEVLLSLRKQHADDWRPAVQHVLHHHFFARSGAAYYTPFFIHSVDSHRAYWLLHFSRHSKARDVMMQLHWEMENHFQHFGGSGLSMLGHDPRKINETKLLPFEFDSAAAEQTNTSLLESLPRRFSEFKNGISFDQFCDIVANETPATKAMLGKNISDLSREKELAIFTSDGRKRRNGVKIADDDVIVVPRQKLLLPTSCQ, from the coding sequence ATGAATAATGATGGATACTTACCTGGTCTCAAATCATTCGTCGATGCCAAACCAAAAAATCATGTAGCACAACTGGATAAGAAAGGGCGGCTTTATCGTTGGGACCCCAAAGAAGAACCGCCAATCCTCGGTAGTCATAGCTTGACAAAGCACAAGATTATTAGAGCCTATCTGGAAAAGTACGTCGCAATCCTTGCCGCGAAGCCATTTCAGGAAGAGTTTAGGATTTCTCTTGTCGATGGTTTTTCTGGGGGAGGGGTTTATCGGCATCCGCTAACAAAAGAAATTATTTCTGGTTCGCCGCTGCTGATGCTCGAAGCAATGAACGCTGCAGAGATCAGTGCGAATGAGTGGCGTAACAAGAATTTTTCTTTAAAGGCCGATTTTTACTTCATTGAAAAAGACAAGGTAACGTTTGCTTACTTATCCAAGCAACTGAAACAGAATCGAGATGCTTACGAACGAAAAGACAACATTAACACTTTGAATGGAGGGTTTTCGAAGGAGCTTGATCGAGTCATATCAAGCATCAAAGCTTCTGGTCGGGCCAACCGAGCAATATTCCTGTTAGATCAATACGGCTATAAAGATGTCACGCTGGCAAACATGCGAAAGATCTTCAAGCAACTACCGAATGCTGAAATAATCTTAACATTTGCAATTGATTGGTTTGCCGATTTTATTAATGAAACAGATAAGTTTAAATCGGCGTTGCGAAACCTCGAACTGTTGGATCAGAAGGAAGTTCTCCTGAGTCTTCGAAAGCAGCATGCCGATGATTGGCGTCCGGCAGTACAGCATGTGCTTCATCATCACTTTTTTGCTCGAAGCGGAGCTGCATATTATACACCATTTTTCATTCATTCAGTAGATTCTCATAGAGCATATTGGTTACTCCATTTCTCTCGGCACTCAAAAGCACGTGACGTGATGATGCAACTTCATTGGGAAATGGAGAATCACTTTCAGCACTTTGGCGGTTCTGGACTGAGTATGCTTGGACACGATCCGCGCAAGATTAACGAAACGAAGCTGCTTCCCTTTGAGTTTGACTCCGCTGCAGCTGAGCAAACAAACACATCGCTACTCGAATCACTTCCGAGGCGATTCTCGGAATTCAAGAATGGTATTTCGTTCGATCAGTTTTGCGATATTGTCGCAAACGAAACTCCCGCCACTAAAGCAATGCTTGGCAAAAACATCAGCGATTTGTCGCGAGAAAAAGAGTTGGCAATTTTTACATCAGATGGCCGTAAACGTCGTAATGGTGTCAAGATTGCAGATGACGACGTCATTGTTGTGCCACGCCAGAAACTGTTGCTACCAACATCATGCCAGTAA
- a CDS encoding DUF5131 family protein — protein MAQNSAIEWTEATWNPTTGCTKVSPGCANCYAERMAFRLQAMEQPRYDNGFKLTLQEDIVNLPLQWKKPRIIFVNSMSDLFHKDIPSEFIKRCFKVMTDASHHKFQVLTKRPDRVVEMASEIEWSENIWMGTSVENSKYINRIRILQKVPAQIRFLSVEPLLGTIPRMPLKGIHWVIVGGESGPQSRPMNIAWVRKIRDQCNTAGVPFFFKQWGAFGADGIRRSKKANGRELDGEIWSEMPYE, from the coding sequence ATGGCACAAAACTCAGCGATTGAATGGACAGAAGCTACATGGAATCCAACCACCGGTTGTACGAAGGTCAGTCCGGGGTGCGCTAACTGCTACGCAGAACGAATGGCATTTCGACTGCAAGCAATGGAACAACCTCGATACGACAACGGATTCAAACTTACTCTTCAGGAAGATATCGTCAATCTACCACTGCAATGGAAAAAACCTCGCATCATTTTTGTAAACTCCATGAGCGATCTCTTTCACAAGGATATTCCTAGTGAATTTATTAAGCGTTGTTTCAAAGTCATGACAGATGCCTCTCATCACAAATTTCAAGTGCTGACGAAACGACCTGACCGAGTCGTCGAAATGGCGTCTGAGATCGAGTGGAGCGAGAACATTTGGATGGGAACAAGCGTCGAGAATTCAAAGTATATAAACCGTATTCGAATTCTTCAGAAGGTGCCGGCTCAGATCCGCTTCCTCTCAGTTGAACCTTTGCTTGGCACGATTCCACGAATGCCTCTTAAAGGAATCCACTGGGTAATCGTCGGCGGCGAATCTGGCCCACAATCGCGTCCGATGAATATCGCGTGGGTTCGTAAAATTCGAGACCAGTGCAACACGGCTGGTGTGCCGTTTTTCTTTAAGCAATGGGGTGCGTTCGGGGCCGACGGAATTCGACGTTCGAAGAAAGCAAACGGACGTGAGCTAGACGGGGAAATATGGAGCGAAATGCCTTATGAATAA
- a CDS encoding helix-turn-helix domain-containing protein: MKKNLYTQRQRILLDLLRKTREEADLRQDDVAERLGRPQSFVSKYESGERRLDILELYDVCEVLGITLSNFICTLESLLKKKKND; encoded by the coding sequence TTGAAAAAGAATCTATATACACAACGGCAGCGCATTCTGCTCGATTTGTTGCGGAAAACCAGGGAAGAAGCAGACCTGCGGCAAGATGATGTGGCGGAACGCCTGGGACGCCCCCAATCATTCGTCAGCAAATATGAATCTGGCGAACGCCGACTGGACATTCTGGAGCTTTATGATGTCTGTGAAGTTTTGGGAATAACATTGAGTAATTTTATTTGCACACTTGAATCATTGCTAAAGAAGAAAAAAAATGATTAG
- a CDS encoding tyrosine-type recombinase/integrase — protein MKQSSKQIRKTSFRIGKVRGDLRGKIWYLTYHENGKRLRPKLGPDKEQARQMAARINSQLESHTHSVFNFEPVSIDDLQQRWLNHHEQVLRSSLQTIRRYRAATTHLINFIGQKGVASKTSLFQVGHAEEFVHYLRTIKVAPNGHVNSQKRPLLDKGIKYILQCCRSMFGYAIKRRHLSPYAENPFSSLDLDRIPIENAKVISIFSPDQEKAFLEACDDWQFPVFLTLMLTGLRPGELIHLLLPDDIDLKKGMLYVRNKPRLGWQVKTRNEREIPLINELRDVLKIIIGDRVTGPVFLQRRFASSSVLPELTGYTEKQLENLLQKRVIKAEDSSDKSLDRNQWTQQSRTIWRDCGTLKTDRIRTEFIKLTKQIELPEFTAPKSLRHLFATCLQDGNVDPLIRSELMGHSTSATNGASHGLGMTATYTHSRPETKRRQLQNALLIRPSIIIARKRFLEIMKSGLP, from the coding sequence ATGAAGCAATCATCAAAACAAATTCGGAAGACATCGTTCCGTATCGGTAAAGTCCGCGGTGATTTACGAGGTAAAATCTGGTACCTCACTTACCATGAAAATGGAAAGCGATTGCGACCCAAACTTGGTCCCGACAAAGAACAAGCCCGGCAGATGGCTGCGCGTATCAATTCCCAGCTGGAGTCTCATACTCACTCAGTCTTTAATTTCGAGCCTGTAAGTATTGATGACTTACAACAGCGCTGGCTCAACCATCATGAACAGGTATTGCGGTCTTCATTGCAAACCATCCGCCGCTACCGGGCTGCGACAACCCACCTCATTAATTTCATCGGACAAAAAGGTGTCGCTTCTAAAACATCTCTGTTTCAGGTCGGACATGCTGAGGAGTTTGTGCATTACTTGCGTACGATCAAAGTAGCACCCAATGGCCATGTAAATTCCCAGAAACGTCCTCTGCTGGACAAGGGAATTAAATACATCCTGCAATGTTGCCGAAGTATGTTCGGTTATGCGATAAAACGACGGCACCTTTCTCCCTATGCCGAAAACCCGTTCTCCTCTCTCGATTTGGACCGCATCCCAATCGAAAACGCTAAAGTCATTTCCATTTTCAGTCCAGATCAGGAAAAGGCATTTCTAGAAGCCTGCGATGATTGGCAGTTCCCGGTTTTTCTCACTCTCATGCTGACGGGGCTCCGTCCAGGAGAACTTATCCACCTGTTGCTTCCAGATGATATTGATCTGAAAAAAGGAATGCTCTACGTCCGAAATAAACCTCGGTTAGGGTGGCAGGTTAAGACACGCAACGAACGTGAAATTCCACTGATTAATGAACTGAGGGATGTTTTGAAAATCATCATCGGCGATCGCGTCACAGGCCCAGTCTTTTTACAACGCCGTTTTGCCTCAAGCTCCGTACTTCCAGAGTTGACTGGTTATACTGAAAAACAACTCGAAAACTTACTTCAGAAACGCGTAATTAAGGCAGAAGATAGCTCTGATAAGTCATTAGACAGAAATCAGTGGACGCAACAATCGCGAACGATTTGGCGGGATTGTGGTACGCTGAAAACTGACCGAATACGAACGGAATTCATCAAACTGACAAAGCAAATTGAACTACCAGAATTCACAGCCCCCAAATCGCTGCGACATCTCTTTGCCACATGTTTACAGGACGGGAATGTAGACCCGTTGATTCGAAGTGAATTGATGGGGCACTCTACTTCTGCAACGAATGGGGCGAGTCACGGTTTAGGTATGACTGCAACTTATACTCACTCACGTCCTGAAACTAAACGCAGACAATTACAAAATGCATTGTTGATTCGGCCATCAATAATAATAGCTCGTAAGCGTTTTTTAGAGATAATGAAGTCTGGACTTCCCTAG